The following nucleotide sequence is from Erinaceus europaeus chromosome 8, mEriEur2.1, whole genome shotgun sequence.
gtttttccctttttttttttaatggataggacagagagaaattgagaggggaggggaagatagaaagatatagatacctacagacctacttcaccatttgtaaaagcAACCCCATtagaggtagggagctgggggctcaaagcagggTTGTTCAGGGCGGTTGTCAAAGCAAGATCCTTGCCAAGGGTTGTAGGAATTCTTGGCCTTTGCTGATTCCTGATACCAGTATGCATGTATACAATTGTCTTCTACTTTGTAGATTCCTCTGCTTTAGTTACTCACACTTTTAAGTAATCCATAGCACTTAATTGTGCTTTTTGAacatcaactaaaaaaaaaaaaaaaaaccacttgtaTCTCACCAATTTTGTGTGAAGAGAGCACAGAAGACTCCCAAGTCACATGTTACTAAGTAGCCCAAATAACTGTATTGTTGCCCAAGCCTGATTGAGGAATCATATGGAATACTTGAAGGGAAGAAGCATTCCTGAGTGGATTCAGTGGAAATTCTATTTAACAAGTACTCCAGGTGACTCTTATATCAAACAAAACAGTAGGCCCTCAGAGTTTCCAGGACATGGAGAAGTATAATTGGACCCAAGAGAGTCAGGGTTCATTTCACTCAGGTAGAAAAAATTGTCTGTGGTATATATGAATAAACATTGGGAAATCCTTAAGAGTTTcagaccaaagcagaaacttAAGGTTTATTTGCCATGTCTATATAACAGGTGGCTTCAAACATAACCCTTGGGTATAAATTTCTAAataggatggttccagaattctttgttgaaatataaacaataattctttaaaaagtataaaagagAATGTGGATTCCCAGAGAACTGAGTCCCTTGCAAATATGTTAAAATTATCTGGCATACATATTTTTCAGgtaaaactttatttccttaaaagaccaaaaaaaaagaaaaaaaaaatcacttcagtAACAGACCTATGTTAGGTCGCTGTTCTGGCAGCAttaggttttctctctctctcttttttttttttttttgacttttggtTACCTAGCTATGCAGTTTTTGAGATCCAAGAAAGAAACacagaacacacatacacacacacacacacacacacacacaattcaaaACAGATCTTTGGTTTCTTGGATCACTTGCCCACTGAATTATACAAAATATAAACATATCTGAGAATTCTAATCTAATCTAAGCTCTAGAAACAAAGTTGTTGAATTCTGATACTGCTATAAAATTGTTTATTCACATGAGATCACAATTTGTATTCTTATAATTTAGACGAACAACataaggaataaatatataaaaataaggcTAAGATAATCTTAAAATTGGAGAAAACATGAATGATGGTTCATAAGATTGCCAAAATCAAAATGTGATCAAAATTATGAAGGGAAAAATGCCTCCTAGgttcttaaaataaaaactgccaccttttaaataaaaatctgtTCTTGAAGAGAATCTTACCTAACACAAAAGTCATGCTGATATGTGTATTTTCCCCTAATGGAGTCTAAAAAGCTtcctgaaaaatatttaaaaagtaaaaccttAAGGGGTAAGACAGTTAAGTGACAGAGAAAAGTAATACATTAGATGCACACTGATATTTTTTCAGTTCCACTCATAATTATGATAGAAAAAATCGagtgatttttgttgcttttactTAAGTAGTTAaactcaacaaaaataaaatctctttttttaaagtctacaccgctcattttatttttcatactgACTGTCCTCTAACCTGATATTCCACAGCTCCCAGGTaccaacaaaaaaagataaaaattcaaCCCCCCTGAAAGTTATTATTAAACACTCATGCTCCACAGATGTGCTCTTTTATATGATGACCCGAACTTTAAaaagctggttttttttttttttggtatttaagaTTGCCCTTTTAAATATCTAGAAGTTCCACAGGTGGTGGCTTTATTGGAATTTTTCCTGGAGTGAATTTCTTGCATTGAAATTGTTCGAGTTCTTCTGTTGTTAGCTGATCTTTGGGTGTAAATAATAGATCACCTCTCGATGTACTGCCATTTGAGACTGGGAAAGAAGAAAGTCTGCTGCTATTTCCAGAGGCATCACTGGATGACTTGGAAGAAACAATATGAGATTGTGAGGCTGAACTACCAAAACCAGTCATGGAACTGCTGCTTCCAAAGGCTGGAGCTCCAGCAGGTCCGGTCACTGTGGAAGCTGGGAATCCTGAAAATCCGGGTGGTCCTGAACTCGAAATGGCaggatttttaaatgaaaatgaaattgtGGATGTCATCCCAGGTTTCCCAAATCCAAAAGCTGGAGCAGAAGTAGTGATGACAGAACTGGCTGAAGATACAGCTCCAAAAGCTGGAGTATTCCCAAACACAGAAGGGCTTCCAGATGAAATAGGGCTTGTTTTAAAACTAAAATTCTGAACATTATCACTGCTGCTCTTGTTCATTGGGAAACCTacaaatatcagaaaaaaaaaaaagaagaaaaaaaacctattaaagctagaaaatacaaatacaattgaccccctttttctcttccatGTTTGATGTTGAGAAGCTGATTGGGGGCCTGGATggtagcgtacctggttgagtgcacatgctacaatgctcaaggacccaggttcaagcccctggtccccacctgtaggggaaaagcttcatgactggttaaggaatgctgcaggtgtgtctctccctctctataacccccttccctctccatttctggccatctcaattcaataaataaggataatttaaaaagaagtttattgggagttgggctgtagcgcagtgggttaagcgcaggtggcgcaaagcacaaggaccggcataaggatcccggttcaaaccccggctccccacctgcaggggagtcgcttcacaggcggtgaagcaggtctgcaggtgtctatctttctctcctcctctctgtcttccccatctctcttcatttctctctgtcctatccaacaacgacaacaacaataataactacaacaataaaacaacaagggcaacaaaagggaataaatacataaaataaaaattaaaaaaaaaaaagaagtttattaGAAGAAACAAGTAAAAATGAGAAGCTAGAATAAATCCACTGGAACAATGCTGCCTTGTCTTTCTGCTATACTCAGTTTGACTGTGATGTATCTCTGTGCAAGGAGGATACTTTAAGAAAGCTTATGGATCAGGGGTGTACTTTCACTTTTTGCCTATCAGCTAGTCTTCATCTCCTCAGACCTGTCACTTGAGGATAACATTATGCTACTATAGCACCGTGAAGAGAACGTTCTCAATGGTGCTGCTGTCATAATTATATATAGTCCAGTGACACTCTCAAAAACCCATtcccaaaatatattttgaaagctttttaaaagaaatcctcCACTTCACAAATGCTTTCAGAGGCAAATTCTTTGAAGTTTCATAATGGAAGGTGGTAGAATTTGCAAGGTGGTTCCAAATGGCATTTAACATGGTCACTATCAAAAACAGTATGAGGATTCCtccaaaaattagaaaaagaaatacagtagTACTTACTTCTTGTATTTACCCAAAggttatgaaaacactaatttgaagacaTATATATACCCTGAATTCATCACAGTATTATTTACAATAACCAAGAGTTGGAAACAAGTGCTCACTGACAGATGACTAAATAAAGGAGATGGTAGAAGACTTTCATCCCCAAGGctctaggtctcaggttcaatccccgcacaccactataagccagaactgagcagtactctagtctgtatctttctctcattaaaaataatcaagATGTATTTGGGCTGGGGatacatcataatggttatacaaaaacctgaggctctgaagtcccaggttcaatcctcagtaaccaccataagccagagctgagaaatactCTGGTCTCTCAGTCTATCTCTCAAAGTAACATTTTAagaagagggaggcagggagagaggaggagagagagagaagatggcagTCCCTTCCTTTCTTGAGTGTGaactatgcttttttaaaattattttttttattgttgctgtagttactgttgttgatatcatcactgctgaataggacagagagaaatggagagagaaagggaaggcagagagggggagagaaagacagacacctgcagacctgcttcaccgcctgtgaagagacccccctgaagatggggagccagggctcaaactgggatgcttatgccgatcgttgtgcttcgtgccaagtgcacttaacccgctgcactaccgcccaacccccgtgtACTATGCTTTTAATTAAGCTTTCTATTCAAgttcttattctttttcctttcctaaaCTAAATACATTGTCCCACCCCTTGTAAAGCTTGCAGACAACTTTTTtctattcttaaaaaatatttttttattatattttattttaatgagaaagagaaagtgatacagagagaaagacacaagaaagaccagaacactgctcagctctggcatacagtggtgctggggattgaacctgggtccttgagcatggtaatgtgtgccaccatatgtgccactgcccaccccctgaaAACACCCCTTTTCTAAAAAGTAAAGTCCTGTATTTCTATCACTTACCCTGTGACCCAAATGTTGTTTGCCTGCTGCCAAATCCAAATGCAGGTGCTGAATGATTTACTCCATCCTTTGTATTGgagaactattaaaaaaaaaaaaagtatacaaataaTAAAGTGCttgatgaataatttttttttaaaaaatcttatcagggcacagttcagctctgacaATATGATGGTTCTAGGGAATGAATCTGGAACCTCTGATAGTTCACACATGAAAAGTCTGCTGTGCGGCTGATGATGgcactatctccccaaccctgaataatttttttttctttccctccagggttattgctggggctcagtgcctgccctacaaatccactggtcctggaggctattttttcccattttgttgctcttgttgttgtctttattgttgccattgatgttgttggataggacagagagagaggaggggaagacagagagagggagagaaagataagacacctgcagacctgcttcaccacctgtgaagtgacccccctgcagatgggagccaggggctcgaaccaggatgctcatgctggtctttgcgctttgtgccacctgtgcttaacctgctgtgctaccgcctgactcccttgtgccatgcactcttaacctgctgcgctaaagcCCGACCCCCAGCcctgaataatttaaaaataccttTTCTATATACTTTATTGCTAAATCCAGTTTTTAAAAGGTCCATTTTAAAGTGTGAAGTTAAATGTTCAGTATGGCCCATAATATGTGTATGCCTGTATTTCTAATGCTTGAACTGAAACTGAttcaaaattatattaaaaacttACCACTAAAAATCTAAgcatatttcctttattttttattgagggggttaatgcgtTACACTGCAATCCttgttgacatatgcatacaatttcattatataatgggccaccagagttttcttcctatccaccctctccctccccagaatccttctCTTTGGTGCAGTGTACCACGTTCAGTCCATATcttactttgtgctctcccttcccaaagtcctttgctttggtgaaacacACCATGAAAATACTTAATTAGACAGGTAAAACCTTgagtggggagatagtataatggttatgcaaaaagactttcatgtctgaggctccaaagtcccaggttccatcccctgcaccacaagccagagctgaacagtgctctgtttgaaaacaaaaacaagcaaactacTTAgtgagcatcactccagcaaatCTGGGTGCTAAGGATCTAACTTGGGACCCAACATAAGCACCTCTCTGATCACCTGCAAATATTTTGTGCTTTTGCTACTCCCTACTCTGGAGACATGTTTAGTTCTGGTTATTGAAATATTAATAGTTTCCAAGACttacttttccctccaaaaagtcTTTCCTAATAAACTCAAGCAGTTATTTATGAAATATGAAGTATTTATGAAAAAACAAAGCTAattccacctggttgagcgcacatgttacagtgcacaaggacccatgttcaagcctctggttcccacctgcagggggaaagctctgagagtggtgaggcagggctgcaggtgtctttctgtccctctccatctcctcacccctctcaatttctctccacctctattcagtaaataaataaataaaaggctaagacttggggagtcgggcggtagcgctgtgggttaagcacatgtggtgcaaagcacaagaacccgttaggatcctggtttgaggccctggttccccaactgcaggggagttgcttcacgggcggtgaaataggtctgcaggtgtctctctgtctctcttcctttctcccccttctctctcaatttctctctttctctatccaaaaacaaataaataaaaaaacatgcaaaaagaaaacttaaaaaaatatttgtttaaaaaaaaaaggctaaaacttaatattaaaaaaatcaagttattTGAAGTATAGTTTACATATGGTGAAATATACCTTCACTACATACCAGTGAATTTTTATAATCTTAAGACCACCACTACAATCAAGATTTATAAGTTTCCCATTGCTACTAAAAATTCCCTTATGACTCCTTCTTTCTATTCAACCCTCTCCTAACTAACTCCTATTGGGCCATGGGAAAGCACtcacctggaattttttttttaaatacttatttatcagaaaactgagagagaaggaggaaataaagaacacatctggggagttgggcagtagcacagtgggttaaacaaaggtggcacaaagctcaaggacccacctaaggatcctggttcaagcccccagctccccacctgcaggggagtcacttcacaagcggtgaagcaggtctgcaggtgtctatctttctttccccctctgtcttcccctcctctctccattactctctgtcctatccaacaacaatgacaacaataacaacaataataactacaacaataaaacaagggcaacaaaagggaataaataaata
It contains:
- the NUP42 gene encoding nucleoporin NUP42 isoform X2; the protein is MCTLAGFTDISPEELRFEYQKLQTSNDLQTYLNSIQQLVSQWKDRVNELKSRNTSTKIVLFSNTKDGVNHSAPAFGFGSRQTTFGSQGFPMNKSSSDNVQNFSFKTSPISSGSPSVFGNTPAFGAVSSASSVITTSAPAFGFGKPGMTSTISFSFKNPAISSSGPPGFSGFPASTVTGPAGAPAFGSSSSMTGFGSSASQSHIVSSKSSSDASGNSSRLSSFPVSNGSTSRGDLLFTPKDQLTTEELEQFQCKKFTPGKIPIKPPPVELLDI
- the NUP42 gene encoding nucleoporin NUP42 isoform X1, which codes for MTICQFFLQGRCRFGDRCWNEHPGARGAGGGRQQQASGTNRRGWNTTSERYSTIIQPSSFTKSSPWGGSRDQEKPSFGSLDSGASSSRNRGFGSSHNPFASVNADEQKDERKLLEGIAKDMEVWESSGQWMFSVYSPVNTKPNISGFTDISPEELRFEYQKLQTSNDLQTYLNSIQQLVSQWKDRVNELKSRNTSTKIVLFSNTKDGVNHSAPAFGFGSRQTTFGSQGFPMNKSSSDNVQNFSFKTSPISSGSPSVFGNTPAFGAVSSASSVITTSAPAFGFGKPGMTSTISFSFKNPAISSSGPPGFSGFPASTVTGPAGAPAFGSSSSMTGFGSSASQSHIVSSKSSSDASGNSSRLSSFPVSNGSTSRGDLLFTPKDQLTTEELEQFQCKKFTPGKIPIKPPPVELLDI